The genomic region CCGCCACGAGCGCGCTGATGGACGGCCCGATGCCGGGTCCGCACCCGCGCGTGCGCATCGGCACGACGAAAGGGCCGATCGTGGTGCGGCTCTATCCCGACTGGGCGCCGCTCACCGTCGCGAACTTCCTGAACCTCGTCGACCGCGGCTACTACGACATCCTGCGCTGGTTCCGCATCGTCCCGGATTTCGGCGTGCAGACCGGCGATCCGAACGACAACGGCGAGGGCGACGCCGGCTACACGATCCCCGCCGAGGAAAACCCGCTGGAGCAGCGCTCGGGCGTGAT from Candidatus Eremiobacterota bacterium harbors:
- a CDS encoding peptidylprolyl isomerase: ATSALMDGPMPGPHPRVRIGTTKGPIVVRLYPDWAPLTVANFLNLVDRGYYDILRWFRIVPDFGVQTGDPNDNGEGDAGYTIPAEENPLEQRSGVISMGLNYTEGKNPGPIRDSAGTQFYITISPQLHLNRDFTVFGEVQSGFATLGRLIELDRMTKVERIPDD